The Panicum hallii strain FIL2 chromosome 9, PHallii_v3.1, whole genome shotgun sequence genome has a window encoding:
- the LOC112878016 gene encoding NADH dehydrogenase [ubiquinone] 1 alpha subcomplex subunit 8-B-like, which yields MSTSSTPVDASGEPIPTSSVLMAASKHIAVRCRPENVAFLNCKKKDPNPDKCLEKGRQVTRCVLSLLKELHQKCPKEMDAYAGCMYYYTNEFDFCRKEQQAFEEACPISE from the exons ATGTCGACGAGCAGCACACCCGTGGACGCCTCGGGGGAGCCGATCCCGACGTCGTCGGTGTTGATGGCGGCGTCCAAGCACATCGCGGTCCGGTGCCGCCCCGAGAACGTGGCCTTCCTCAACTGCAAGAAGAAGGACCCCAACCCCGATAAGTGCCTCGAGAAGGGCCGCCAGGTCACGCGCTGCGTCCTCAGCCT GTTGAAAGAACTTCACCAGAAGTGTCCCAAAGAGATGGACGCGTATGCTGGTTGCATGTATTACTACACCAATGAATTTGACTTCTGTCGTAAGGAGCAGCAAGCTTTTGAGGAAGCCTGCCCCATATCCGAGTAG
- the LOC112877063 gene encoding serine/threonine-protein kinase STY46, with translation MAAALECWSGRPSTDEEMVEQVLMKPHGRSDDSLPTCADSAYAGEPTSAPVPPKKWQRLGRNFAGAIAAFKNTLSLDGGGLPRDPSPRAEKPPPLLLRGLAQLYSRGANNQQLPEKLVADLRRHFDALPNSYAQAGFDMKDVLLHARLVEQATGEDQPAVNIEEIHGRGGGDEGTTFQLTFACIAPLSWQSMSGSLDSPSFCCKKIQIFEKRGLTLGVVMILVQSGNEVVFKNRVESALKSVVKKQRKNSGGVKLPFGLCGCQEEGSRNFDEESMFDPDDGQVLDNEPIHRPQLPTPLPQSSVFVSVDEWQTIRSGGEELGRWMLRSEEIEFIDWVGANSFKGVFRGKKVWVNKLRGCDMGSAYDVEIRQDLLQLMSCGQRNILQFHGICFNENHGLCIVTRMMEGGSVHDIIMQRNKRLSLRDTVRIALDVADGLAFMNSYGIAYRDLNSRKILLDRQGNACLGDMGIVTPCNNVGEVTEYETSGYRWLAPEIIAGDPETVSETWMSNVYSYGMVLWEMITGEEAYSTYSPVQAAVGIAACGLRPEIPRDCPPFLRSLMNRCWDNNPLKRPQFSEIISILQRQNAR, from the exons atggcggcggcgctggagtgctGGTCGGGTCGGCCGAGCACCGACGAGGAGATGGTGGAGCAGGTTCTCATGAAGCCCCACGGCCGCTCAGACGACTCCCTCCCGACCTGCGCCGACTCTGCCTACGCCGGCGAGCCGACGTCGGCGCCGGTGCCTCCCAAGAAGTGGCAGAGGCTGGGCCGCAACTTCGCCGGTGCTATCGCCGCGTTCAAGAACACGCTGAGCCTGGATGGCGGCGGCCTCCCCCGCGACCCCTCACCGCGCGCTGAGAAGCCACCACCGCTCCTCCTTCGTGGCCTTGCGCAGCTCTACTCCCGCGGCGCCAACAACCAGCAGCTGCCGGAGAAGCTCGTTGccgacctccgccgccactTCGACGCTCTCCCCAACAG CTATGCACAGGCAGGATTTGACATGAAAGACGTCCTCTTGCATGCCCGCCTTGTAGAGCAGGCGACTGGTGAGGATCAGCCTGCAGTGAACATTGAGGAAATTCATGGCAGAGGAGGTGGTGATGAAGGCACTACTTTTCAGCTAACATTTGCTTGCATTGCCCCACTTTCATGGCAGTCAATGTCAGGATCATTAGATAGCCCTTCGTTCTGTTGCAAGAAGATCCAAATCTTTGAGAAGAGAGGGTTGACACTTGGTGTTGTCATGATACTTGTGCAGTCTGGGAATGAGGTGGTCTTCAAGAACCGGGTTGAGTCTGCACTGAAATCGGTTGtaaagaagcagaggaagaacaGTGGCGGTGTGAAGCTACCATTTGGGCTTTGTGGTTGCCAAGAAGAAGGATCAAGAAACTTTGATGAGGagtcaatgtttgatccagatGATGGTCAGGTACTTGACAATGAGCCCATTCACAGACCACAGCTTCCCACTCCCCTACCACAGTCATCAGTCTTCGTCTCGGTGGATGAATGGCAAACAATCCGATCCGGTGGTGAGGAGCTTGGCCGCTGGATGCTGCGTTCCGAGGAGATTGAGTTCATTGATTGGGTTGGTGCAAATTCATTCAAGGGGGTTTTCAGAGGAAAGAAGGTTTGGGTCAACAAATTGAGGGGTTGTGACATGGGAAGTGCTTACGATGTTGAGATCCGTCAGGACTTGCTGCAGTTGATGAGCTGTGGCCAGAGGAACATCCTCCAATTCCATGGCATTTGCTTCAACGAAAATCATGGGCTCTGCATAGTGACGAGGATGATGGAAGGGGGATCTGTTCATGATATTATTATGCAGAGAAACAAAAGACTGTCGCTCCGAGATACAGTTAGGATTGCCCTTGATGTTGCTGATGGGCTAGCCTTCATGAACAGCTATGGCATTGCGTACCGTGATCtcaattctcggaaaatcctgCTAGACAGGCAAGGGAACGCTTGCCTTGGGGATATGGGCATTGTTACCCCTTGTAATAATGTCGGTGAGGTCACAGAGTATGAGACATCTGGATATCGATGGCTGGCTCCAGAG ATCATTGCTGGAGATCCTGAAACCGTCTCCGAAACCTGGATGAGCAATGTCTACAGCTACGGAATGGTGCTGTGGGAGATGATCACCGGAGAGGAGGCATACTCCACCTACTCGCCGGTGCAAGCAGCGGTTGGAATCGCCGCCTGCGGGCTGAGGCCTGAGATCCCAAGAGACTGCCCTCCTTTCCTGAGGTCACTGATGAACAGGTGCTGGGACAATAACCCTCTGAAGCGCCCTCAGTTCTCTGAGATCATATCCATCCTACAGAGGCAGAATGCTAGATAG
- the LOC112876046 gene encoding ubiquitin-activating enzyme E1 3-like isoform X1: MLPTKRAEGAEDSSDGVVKKGRIGESVVGAEAMVAGEEVGGGGSGSGNGSGVAEIDEDLHSRQLAVYGRETMRRLFASNVLISGLNGLGAEIAKNLALAGVKSVTLHDAGNVELWDLSGNFFLSEDDIGNNRAVACVAKLQELNNAVDISALTEELATKHLSKFQAVVFTDISMDKAFEFDDYCRSHQPPICFIKTEVRGLFGSVFCDFGPEFTVHDIDGEDPHTGIIASITNDNPAMVYSVDDERLDFQDGDLVVFSEVQGMTELNDGKPRRIIRSRPYSFCIEEDTSKFGIYAKGGIVTQVKEQSILQFKSLRDSIREPGNFPLSDCLKFDRPPLLHFAFLALDKFRKEFGRFPAVGCGQDAQRIVEFTASFNEATIDYKIEGKLDEKLLRLFASGSRAVLNPMAAIFGGIVGQEVVKACSGKFHPLYQFLYFDSLESLPTHQLDPKDLKPLNSRYDAQISVFGSKLQKKLRDANVFVVGSGALGCEFLKNLALMGVSCSRKGKLTITDDDVIEKSNLSRQFLFRDWNIGQAKSTVAATAASAINSCFHIDALQNRACPETEHVFHDAFWEGLDVVINALDNVNARMYMDMRCLYFQKPLLESGTLGTKCNTQMVIPHLTENYGASRDPPEKQAPMCTVHSFPHNIDHCLTWARSEFEGLLDKTPNEVNSFLSNPTQYAATMKKAGDAQARELLERIRECLEEERCERFDDCITWARLKFEDYFSNRVKQLTFTFPEDAATSTGAPFWSAPKRFPRPLEFSATDVSHVQFIMAASILRAVCFGIDIPDWAKSTSNLIDAISKVYVPEFKPKSGVKIQTDEKANNISSASVDDAVVIEDLLTKLEACTKKLPPGFRMKPIHFEKDDDTNFHMDLIAGLANMRARTYGIQEVDKLKAKFIAGRIIPAIATSTAMATGLVCLELYKVLAGGHPVEDYHNTFANLAIPMLTISEPLPPTVIKHQGMRWTVWDRWSIKGDITVAELLKWLSDKGLSAYSVSYGTSLLYNTMFPRHKDRLGRKIADVAKEVAKVDVPEYRKHLDVVVACEDNKGNDIDIPLISIYFR, translated from the exons ATGCTTCCGACGAAGAGAGCGGAGGGAGCTGAGGACAGTAGCGACGGGGTCGTGAAGAAGGGTCGGATTGGGGAATCGGTTGTGGGGGCGGAGGCGATGGTGGCGGGGGaggaggtgggcggcggcggtagcGGGAGCGGCAATGGGAGCGGGGTGGCGGAGATTGACGAGGACCTGCACAGCAGGCAGCTTGCCGTGTACGGAAGGGAGACAATGCGGCGGCTGTTCGCGTCCAACGTGCTCATCTCCGGCCTGAACGGGCTTGGGGCTGAGATCG CAAAGAATCTTGCTCTGGCTGGTGTTAAGTCTGTCACCCTACATGATGCGGGAAATGTGGAATTGTGGGACCTATCAGGCAATTTCTTTCTATCTGAGGATGACATTGGGAATAACAGGGCTGTTGCTTGTGTTGCAAAGCTTCAAGAACTTAACAATGCTGTCGATATATCTGCTTTAACAGAAGAATTGGCCACCAAGCACCTTTCAAAGTTCCAG GCTGTTGTTTTCACTGACATTAGTATGGACAAGGCATTTGAATTCGATGATTATTGTCGCAGCCACCAGCCTCCAATTTGCTTTATCAAAACAGAAGTCCGTGGTCTTTTTGGCAGTGTCTTTTGTGACTTTGGGCCTGAGTTCACTGTTCATGATATCGATGGTGAAGATCCGCATACTGGCATAATTGCATCCATCACCAATGACAATCCTGCAATGGTGTACTCTGTTGATGATGAGCGCCTTGATTTCCAGGATGGTGATCTTGTTGTTTTCTCAGAGGTCCAGGGAATGACAGAACTGAATGATGGCAAGCCAAGGAGGATAATACGTTCAAGACCATATTCATTTTGCATTGAGGAGGATACAAGTAAGTTTGGCATTTATGCAAAAGGTGGAATTGTTACGCAGGTGAAAGAACAAAGTATCTTACAATTTAAGAGTTTGAGAGATTCTATTAGAGAACCTGGCAATTTCCCTCTGAGTGATTGCTTGAAGTTTGACCGCCCACCTCTGCTTCATTTTGCATTTCTAGCTTTGGATAAATTTAGGAAAGAGTTTGGACGTTTCCCTGCTGTTGGTTGTGGCCAGGATGCCCAAAGGATTGTGGAATTCACTGCTTCTTTCAATGAAGCCACAATTGATTACAAGATAGAAGGTAAGCTTGACGAGAAGCTGCTGCGGCTTTTTGCAAGTGGTTCTAGAGCTGTCCTGAACCCAATGGCTGCTATTTTTGGTGGAATTGTTGGTCAAGAAGTTGTGAAGGCATGTTCTGGAAAATTTCATCCACTGTACCAG TTCTTGTACTTCGATTCTCTTGAATCTCTGCCAACCCATCAATTGGACCCTAAAGACTTGAAGCCATTGAATAGCCGCTATGATGCTCAGATTTCTGTTTTTGGCTCTAAGCTTCAGAAAAAGCTGCGGGATGCCAATGTCTTTGTTGTGGGATCTGGTGCTCTTGGATGTGAATTCTTGAAGAACCTAGCTTTAATGGGAGTATCTTGCAGCCGTAAAGGGAAACTAACTATAACAGATGATGATGTCATTGAGAAAAGTAACTTGAGCCGCCAATTTCTGTTTCGTGATTGGAATATTGGACAGGCTAAATCTACAGTTGCAGCTACAGCTGCTAGTGCTATCAATTCCTGCTTTCACATTGATGCTCTCCAGAATCGCGCCTGTCCAGAGACTGAGCATGTGTTCCATGATGCATTCTGGGAGGGCCTTGATGTTGTCATTAATGCACTTGATAATGTTAATGCTAGGATGTACATGGACATGAGATGCTTGTACTTCCAGAAACCACTCTTGGAATCTGGAACGTTGGGTACAAAATGTAATACACAAATGGTAATTCCTCACCTTACTGAAAATTATGGTGCTTCACGAGACCCTCCTGAGAAGCAGGCACCCATGTGCACAGTCCATTCATTTCCGCACAATATTGACCATTGTCTGACATGGGCTCGCTCAGAGTTTGAGGGCCTGCTAGATAAAACTCCAAATGAAGTCAACTCTTTTCTGTCTAATCCTACTCAATATGCTGCCACCATGAAAAAGGCAGGTGATGCTCAGGCCAGGGAATTGCTTGAGCGTATACGTGAATGCCTCGAGGAGGAGCGCTGTGAAAGATTTGATGATTGCATAACCTGGGCAAGACTGAA ATTTGAAGATTACTTCTCTAATCGTGTGAAGCAGCTAACATTCACATTTCCTGAAGATGCCGCCACTAGCACGGGAGCCCCTTTCTGGTCTGCTCCAAAGCGTTTCCCTCGCCCGCTGGAATTTTCAGCTACTGATGTATCACACGTTCAGTTTATAATGGCTGCTTCCATATTGAGAGCAGTGTGTTTTGGAATCGACATACCTGACTGGGCAAAGAGCACTAGTAATCTGATTGATGCAATCAGTAAAGTTTACGTACCTGAATTTAAGCCAAAGAGTGGGGTTAAGATTCAGACAGATGAGAAGGCCAATAACATCTCCAGTGCCTCAGTTGATGATGCTGTTGTTATCGAAGATCTTTTAACAAAGTTGGAAGCATGTACCAAGAAACTACCTCCAGGATTCCGAATGAAACCTATTCATTTTGAGAAG GATGATGATACAAATTTCCACATGGACTTAATTGCTGGCCTTGCAAATATGCGCGCAAGGACCTACGGCATCCAAGAGGTCGACAAGCTGAAGGCGAAATTTATTGCAGGAAGAATCATCCCGGCTATTGCAACTTCAACAGCCATGGCCACAGGACTTGTGTGCCTTGAGCTTTACAAGGTTCTGGCCGGTGGGCACCCAGTCGAAGACTACCACAACACATTTGCTAACCTGGCAATACCGATGCTCACCATATCTGAACCTCTTCCACCTACTGTGATCAAGCATCAAGGTATGAGGTGGACGGTATGGGATCGATGGTCTATCAAGGGTGACATCACAGTTGCAGAGCTCCTGAAGTGGCTTAGTGACAAAGGCTTGAGTGCTTACAGTGTCTCCTACGGCACATCGCTGCTGTACAACACAATGTTCCCAAGGCACAAGGATCGACTGGGCAGGAAGATTGCGGATGTGGCCAAGGAGGTGGCAAAGGTCGACGTCCCAGAATACAGGAAGCATCTGGATGTCGTCGTTGCTTGTGAGGATAACAAAGGGAACGACATCGACATTCCTCTTATCTCCATTTACTTCCGGTAG
- the LOC112872916 gene encoding probable inactive receptor-like protein kinase At3g56050, whose protein sequence is MERRRSPRLLLQVLFLVAASWPLGSAGIGGLGASPENNGASVSSRNSRRLLQNGDRNEDGLFHLPRTRTFSHRSRSRRRAPMPVAAPVSAPSPSPFMSPPEGSPSPSPHATRSMPRQSPSQHRPTAAPPRLDRPRPTTKQDEHDRSVETPVHSSHKHSWTTYGVVAAGIAVFILVSAASVLCFRAKKMGTVKPWATGLSGQLQKAFVTGVPSLKRSELETACEDFSNIIGSTSSCMLYKGTLSSGVEIAVASSLVTSAKDWSKENESQYRKKITSLSKVSHKNFMNLLGYCEEEHPFTRAMVFEYAPNGTLFEHLHIREAEKLDWNTRLRISMGIAYCLEHMHQLKTPVAPRNFDSTMIHLTDDFAAKVSDLEFWNDAKGHSSTNGDVTASLDLENVVRKYGIVLLEILTGRVPHSEEDGLLEHWASRYFNGEVRLEELIDPGIGSFPEDAARALCEVARSCIDPDPKKRPQMAEVAARMRGITALGPDGATPKVSPLWWAELEIMSSES, encoded by the exons AtggagcggcggcggtcgcCAAGGCTGCTGCTCCAGGTGCTATTCTTGGTCGCCGCTTCTTGGCCGCTCGGGAGCGCAG GGATTGGAGGCCTCGGAGCTAGTCCGGAGAACAATGGAGCTTCCGTTAGTTCTAG GAATTCCAGAAGACTCTTGCAAAATGGAGACAGGAATGAAGATGGCTTATTTCATCTCCCGCGCACAAGGACTTTCTCGCACAGGAGCAGATCACGTAGAAGAGCTCCAATGCCAGTGGCAGCACCAGTGTCTGCTCCATCACCCTCACCATTCATGTCCCCTCCAGAAGGCTCACCTTCTCCATCACCACATGCTACAAGATCCATGCCACGCCAGTCTCCTTCACAACATCGTCCAACTGCAGCCCCTCCACGTTTGGACAGGCCTAGGCCTACAActaagcaagatgaacatgatCGTTCAGTTGAAACTCCAGTTCATTCCTCGCATAAACATTCCTGGACAACCTACGGTGTGGTCGCAGCAGGGATTGCTGTTTTCATTTTGGTATCAGCAGCTAGTGTGCTCTGCTTCCGAGCTAAGAAAATGGGAACTGTGAAGCCATGGGCAACAGGTCTCAGTGGTCAATTGCAAAAAGCATTTGTAACTG GTGTACCTTCATTGAAACGATCAGAGCTGGAAACAGCATGCGAGGATTTCAGCAATATAATTGGTTCTACCTCTAGCTGCATGCTGTACAAGGGGACCTTGTCAAGTGGAGTTGAAATTGCAGTGGCCTCAAGCTTGGTAACATCTGCTAAGGATTGGTCAAAAGAAAATGAATCACAGTACAGGAAGAAG ATCACAAGTTTGTCCAAAGTAAGCCACAAGAATTTTATGAACTTGCTTGGCTACTGCGAGGAAGAGCATCCATTTACTAGAGCGATGGTATTTGAATATGCTCCAAATGGGACACTTTTTGAGCATCTCCACA TCAGGGAAGCAGAGAAGCTTGACTGGAACACGCGGCTGAGGATATCCATGGGCATTGCTTACTGTCTTGAGCACATGCATCAGCTGAAAACACCAGTTGCGCCTAGGAATTTCGACTCAACTATGATACACCTAACCGATGACTTCGCTGCAAAAGTCTCAGATCTCGAATTTTGGAATGATGCAAAGGGACATAGTTCAACCAACGGCGACGTCACAGCATCATTGGACCTGGAGAACGTTGTGCGCAAGTACGGCATAGTGCTGCTGGAAATATTGACCGGACGAGTCCCCCATTCTGAGGAGGATgggctactggagcactgggcTTCACGCTACTTCAATGGTGAGGTGCGTCTTGAGGAGCTGATTGACCCTGGCATCGGTTCCTTCCCCGAAGACGCTGCGCGTGCGCTCTGCGAGGTTGCAAGGTCCTGCATCGATCCGGATCCAAAGAAGAGACCGCAGATGGCAGAGGTTGCAGCTCGGATGAGAGGGAtcactgcattggggcctgacgGAGCAACTCCGAAGGTGTCTCCGCTGTGGTGGGCTGAGCTTGAGATCATGTCTTCTGAGAGCTGA
- the LOC112876046 gene encoding ubiquitin-activating enzyme E1 3-like isoform X2 yields the protein MLPTKRAEGAEDSSDGVVKKGRIGESVVGAEAMVAGEEVGGGGSGSGNGSGVAEIDEDLHSRQLAVYGRETMRRLFASNVLISGLNGLGAEIAKNLALAGVKSVTLHDAGNVELWDLSGNFFLSEDDIGNNRAVACVAKLQELNNAVDISALTEELATKHLSKFQAVVFTDISMDKAFEFDDYCRSHQPPICFIKTEVRGLFGSVFCDFGPEFTVHDIDGEDPHTGIIASITNDNPAMVYSVDDERLDFQDGDLVVFSEVQGMTELNDGKPRRIIRSRPYSFCIEEDTTLDKFRKEFGRFPAVGCGQDAQRIVEFTASFNEATIDYKIEGKLDEKLLRLFASGSRAVLNPMAAIFGGIVGQEVVKACSGKFHPLYQFLYFDSLESLPTHQLDPKDLKPLNSRYDAQISVFGSKLQKKLRDANVFVVGSGALGCEFLKNLALMGVSCSRKGKLTITDDDVIEKSNLSRQFLFRDWNIGQAKSTVAATAASAINSCFHIDALQNRACPETEHVFHDAFWEGLDVVINALDNVNARMYMDMRCLYFQKPLLESGTLGTKCNTQMVIPHLTENYGASRDPPEKQAPMCTVHSFPHNIDHCLTWARSEFEGLLDKTPNEVNSFLSNPTQYAATMKKAGDAQARELLERIRECLEEERCERFDDCITWARLKFEDYFSNRVKQLTFTFPEDAATSTGAPFWSAPKRFPRPLEFSATDVSHVQFIMAASILRAVCFGIDIPDWAKSTSNLIDAISKVYVPEFKPKSGVKIQTDEKANNISSASVDDAVVIEDLLTKLEACTKKLPPGFRMKPIHFEKDDDTNFHMDLIAGLANMRARTYGIQEVDKLKAKFIAGRIIPAIATSTAMATGLVCLELYKVLAGGHPVEDYHNTFANLAIPMLTISEPLPPTVIKHQGMRWTVWDRWSIKGDITVAELLKWLSDKGLSAYSVSYGTSLLYNTMFPRHKDRLGRKIADVAKEVAKVDVPEYRKHLDVVVACEDNKGNDIDIPLISIYFR from the exons ATGCTTCCGACGAAGAGAGCGGAGGGAGCTGAGGACAGTAGCGACGGGGTCGTGAAGAAGGGTCGGATTGGGGAATCGGTTGTGGGGGCGGAGGCGATGGTGGCGGGGGaggaggtgggcggcggcggtagcGGGAGCGGCAATGGGAGCGGGGTGGCGGAGATTGACGAGGACCTGCACAGCAGGCAGCTTGCCGTGTACGGAAGGGAGACAATGCGGCGGCTGTTCGCGTCCAACGTGCTCATCTCCGGCCTGAACGGGCTTGGGGCTGAGATCG CAAAGAATCTTGCTCTGGCTGGTGTTAAGTCTGTCACCCTACATGATGCGGGAAATGTGGAATTGTGGGACCTATCAGGCAATTTCTTTCTATCTGAGGATGACATTGGGAATAACAGGGCTGTTGCTTGTGTTGCAAAGCTTCAAGAACTTAACAATGCTGTCGATATATCTGCTTTAACAGAAGAATTGGCCACCAAGCACCTTTCAAAGTTCCAG GCTGTTGTTTTCACTGACATTAGTATGGACAAGGCATTTGAATTCGATGATTATTGTCGCAGCCACCAGCCTCCAATTTGCTTTATCAAAACAGAAGTCCGTGGTCTTTTTGGCAGTGTCTTTTGTGACTTTGGGCCTGAGTTCACTGTTCATGATATCGATGGTGAAGATCCGCATACTGGCATAATTGCATCCATCACCAATGACAATCCTGCAATGGTGTACTCTGTTGATGATGAGCGCCTTGATTTCCAGGATGGTGATCTTGTTGTTTTCTCAGAGGTCCAGGGAATGACAGAACTGAATGATGGCAAGCCAAGGAGGATAATACGTTCAAGACCATATTCATTTTGCATTGAGGAGGATACAA CTTTGGATAAATTTAGGAAAGAGTTTGGACGTTTCCCTGCTGTTGGTTGTGGCCAGGATGCCCAAAGGATTGTGGAATTCACTGCTTCTTTCAATGAAGCCACAATTGATTACAAGATAGAAGGTAAGCTTGACGAGAAGCTGCTGCGGCTTTTTGCAAGTGGTTCTAGAGCTGTCCTGAACCCAATGGCTGCTATTTTTGGTGGAATTGTTGGTCAAGAAGTTGTGAAGGCATGTTCTGGAAAATTTCATCCACTGTACCAG TTCTTGTACTTCGATTCTCTTGAATCTCTGCCAACCCATCAATTGGACCCTAAAGACTTGAAGCCATTGAATAGCCGCTATGATGCTCAGATTTCTGTTTTTGGCTCTAAGCTTCAGAAAAAGCTGCGGGATGCCAATGTCTTTGTTGTGGGATCTGGTGCTCTTGGATGTGAATTCTTGAAGAACCTAGCTTTAATGGGAGTATCTTGCAGCCGTAAAGGGAAACTAACTATAACAGATGATGATGTCATTGAGAAAAGTAACTTGAGCCGCCAATTTCTGTTTCGTGATTGGAATATTGGACAGGCTAAATCTACAGTTGCAGCTACAGCTGCTAGTGCTATCAATTCCTGCTTTCACATTGATGCTCTCCAGAATCGCGCCTGTCCAGAGACTGAGCATGTGTTCCATGATGCATTCTGGGAGGGCCTTGATGTTGTCATTAATGCACTTGATAATGTTAATGCTAGGATGTACATGGACATGAGATGCTTGTACTTCCAGAAACCACTCTTGGAATCTGGAACGTTGGGTACAAAATGTAATACACAAATGGTAATTCCTCACCTTACTGAAAATTATGGTGCTTCACGAGACCCTCCTGAGAAGCAGGCACCCATGTGCACAGTCCATTCATTTCCGCACAATATTGACCATTGTCTGACATGGGCTCGCTCAGAGTTTGAGGGCCTGCTAGATAAAACTCCAAATGAAGTCAACTCTTTTCTGTCTAATCCTACTCAATATGCTGCCACCATGAAAAAGGCAGGTGATGCTCAGGCCAGGGAATTGCTTGAGCGTATACGTGAATGCCTCGAGGAGGAGCGCTGTGAAAGATTTGATGATTGCATAACCTGGGCAAGACTGAA ATTTGAAGATTACTTCTCTAATCGTGTGAAGCAGCTAACATTCACATTTCCTGAAGATGCCGCCACTAGCACGGGAGCCCCTTTCTGGTCTGCTCCAAAGCGTTTCCCTCGCCCGCTGGAATTTTCAGCTACTGATGTATCACACGTTCAGTTTATAATGGCTGCTTCCATATTGAGAGCAGTGTGTTTTGGAATCGACATACCTGACTGGGCAAAGAGCACTAGTAATCTGATTGATGCAATCAGTAAAGTTTACGTACCTGAATTTAAGCCAAAGAGTGGGGTTAAGATTCAGACAGATGAGAAGGCCAATAACATCTCCAGTGCCTCAGTTGATGATGCTGTTGTTATCGAAGATCTTTTAACAAAGTTGGAAGCATGTACCAAGAAACTACCTCCAGGATTCCGAATGAAACCTATTCATTTTGAGAAG GATGATGATACAAATTTCCACATGGACTTAATTGCTGGCCTTGCAAATATGCGCGCAAGGACCTACGGCATCCAAGAGGTCGACAAGCTGAAGGCGAAATTTATTGCAGGAAGAATCATCCCGGCTATTGCAACTTCAACAGCCATGGCCACAGGACTTGTGTGCCTTGAGCTTTACAAGGTTCTGGCCGGTGGGCACCCAGTCGAAGACTACCACAACACATTTGCTAACCTGGCAATACCGATGCTCACCATATCTGAACCTCTTCCACCTACTGTGATCAAGCATCAAGGTATGAGGTGGACGGTATGGGATCGATGGTCTATCAAGGGTGACATCACAGTTGCAGAGCTCCTGAAGTGGCTTAGTGACAAAGGCTTGAGTGCTTACAGTGTCTCCTACGGCACATCGCTGCTGTACAACACAATGTTCCCAAGGCACAAGGATCGACTGGGCAGGAAGATTGCGGATGTGGCCAAGGAGGTGGCAAAGGTCGACGTCCCAGAATACAGGAAGCATCTGGATGTCGTCGTTGCTTGTGAGGATAACAAAGGGAACGACATCGACATTCCTCTTATCTCCATTTACTTCCGGTAG